The Gammaproteobacteria bacterium region TCGACGATCTGACGCTCGGAGCGACACTGCTGGGCACAGGTGGCGGTGGCGATCCGTACATCGCGAAACTCATGGTCAGACAAGCCATCGAGGATCATGGTCCGGTGAAGGTCGTGGAGCCATCGGAGCTTCCGAAAGACGGACTTGTCTTGACCACGGCGGTGATCGGAGCGCCGACTGTGATCCTCGAGAAGATCCCGGCCGGCACGGAGTTCATGTCCGCCGTGAAGGCCATGGCCAAGTATCTCGGCAGCGACCCTGTCGCTCTCATGCCGATCGAGGTGGGGGGAATGAACACCCTGATACCCCTCGCGACTGCTGCCGAGATGGGACTGCCGGTCATCGATGCCGATTCGATGCGACGAGCGTTCCCACAGATCGAGATGACGGTCTTCACACTTGCCGGACTCAAGGCAGCGCCCCTCTCGATCGCCGACGAGAAGGGGAATCTGGCCGTCTTCGAGACGACGACCAATCAGATCGCCGAGACTCTCGCTCGCGGAGCAGTGATCTCGTTGGGTCTGGCCAATGCCATCTCGTGCTATCCACTGACGGTGCAGCAGATAGCAGCTCATGGAATCCTCGGTTCCATGAGCTATTGCATCGACGTTGGCAGCCGTCTTGCCGCCATTCAACGCGGCGAGGAGGGCGCCTACGAAGAGTTCATGGCCTTTACCAACGGCAGAAAGGTCTTCACCGGAAAGGTGATCGATATCGATCGGCGAACCACCGAAGGGTTTGCGCGCGGAACTGTGACTCTCGAACACCTCGACGATCCCGGCCGGCAAATGGCCGTGGAGATCCAGAACGAGAACCTCATCGCCTTCGAGGACGGGCAGCCGGTCATCAGTGTTCCAGATTTGATCTGTCTGTTGGACCACGAGACTTCGGAGCCGATCACCACGGAGACTCTGGCATACGGTCAGCGACTGGACGTCGTCGGCCTTCCGTGTGCTCCGGAGTGGCACCAGCCCGGGATGCTCGATGTCGTCGGTCCGCGGGCGTTCGGCTACGACGTGGACTATTCCCCATTGGGAGGTGAAGCCGTATGAAGAAGCTTCGCGTTGGGATCGACGTCGGAGGCACCAACACCGACGCGGTCGTCGTCGACGAGGCAGGCGCGATGCTTGCCTCGACCAAGACCCCCACGACACCGGATCCCCTCGACGGGATCGCGACGGCACTTGGCGTGGTTGTCGGGGAGGTCGATGGCAGCGCCATCACGAAGGCGATGTTGGGAACCACTCATCCGGCGAACGCGATCATTCAGCGGCGTGAGCTCGGCCGAGTCGGCGTGCTTCGCCTCGCGGCGCCATCATCGCTCGCTGTCCGGCCCAGCGCCGCTTGGCCCGATGACCTCCATCAGGCGGTGATTGGTCCTGTGGCAATCGTCGGTGGCGGCTACGAATACGACGGACGGGAAATCGCCCCGCTGGACATCGATGCGATCCGCAGATTTGCCGCCGAATGCGAAGGGAACGTGTCGGCGATCGCGGTGTCATGTGCCTTCAGCCCGGCGAGTTTCGACCACGAGTTCGAGGCTCGCGAGATCCTGAAGGAGAGGCTGGGAGACTCGGTCGACGTGTCCCTCAGTCATCAAGTGGGCACACTCGGCCTGCTGGAACGTGAGAACGCCACCGTCCTCAACGCTGCGCTCCTCGGTGTCGCGAGGCGTGTCGTGGAAGGTTTCCAGGCAGCACTTGCCAACCAGGGACTCAGCGTCGACTCGTACCTGACTCAGAATGACGGGACGCTGATGACCACGGATGAGGCCGTTCGATTCCCGATTCTGACGGTTGGCTCCGGGCCCACCAATTCGATGCGGGGTGCGTGTGCCCTGGCCGGCATCTCTGATGCGCTCGTTTTCGATGTTGGAGGGACATCCACTGATGTCGGGATACTCGTCAACGGGTTCCCGCGTGAGTCCGCGTTTGCCGTAGAAGTGGGCGGAGTCCGCACCAACTTCCGGATGCCGGATCTCGTTTCGATCGGCCTGGGTGGTGGAACGATCGTGCGCGGCGCCGGTCCCGACGTGACGGTCGGACCCGACTCGGTCGGGTATCGAGTGGGGACCGAAGCCCTCGTGGCCGGTGGTCAGACAACGACTCTCTCCGACGTCGCGGTCAAGTTGGGCAGACTTCATGGATTCGGGGACCCGGCGTTGCTGAACGGGTTGTCGGCGGAGAAAGCGGAGGCTGCCATCGCATGGGTCGACGGCCAGATCAACACGCTGTCCGACCGAATGAAGGCCAGCCGGCAAGAGCTTCCGCTCATCGCCGTCGGGGGTGGATCGCCCCTCATCGCCGATGATGTCCCCGGCACATCCAAGGTCATTCGACCGATGTACCACTCGGTCGCCAACGCCTTCGGGGCAGCGATCGCCGAAGCGTCGGGTGCGATCGATCGTGTCTACCGATACGGTACGTTGGGGCGCGACGCTTGCCTCGACGAAGCGAAGGAACTTGCTCGTGAGGCTGCCATCCGAGGAGGAGCAGCCCCTGAGACGGTACGGATCACCTCGGTATTAGAGGTGCCGATGACCTACGTTCCCGGCGAAGGATGCAGGGTACAAGTGAAGGCGGCGGGTCCACTCGCGTCGTAGCAGAACAGTCTGTCAGGAGAATCGTGTACAACAACATACCCATGGCGGATGCCCACAACGATCTGTTGTTGGGCGTCCACTATCAGAGAGAACGGGGGTATCAGGACCCGTTTGGCGATTTCTGGCTGCCACAGCTGCGCTCCGGCGGAGTGGTCCTGCAGGTACTACCGGTGTTCACGGAGGAGCAGCACGTCGGGGAAGGCGCCTTGCGGCGTTCGCTCCTCGTACTCGAGACGGCTCGGTGGCTCGCCGAGGAACATCGGAGCGACGTTGCGATTGTGGAGACGTCGAATGAGCTGAGGAAGGCGATCGACAACGGTCAGATCGCCATGATCCTGGCCCTGGAGGGTGCCGAACCTATCGGTGCCGACGTTTCGGTCATTGACACCTTCTGGCGCCTCGGTGTCCGGATCGCATCGCTCACCTGGAACCGGCGGACCATGCTCGCCGATGGAACCGGAGAGAGCAGAACCGGTGGGCGGCTGACGACGCTCGGTGTGGAAGCGATCGCGGAGATGGAACGT contains the following coding sequences:
- a CDS encoding DUF917 family protein — protein: MRTITVDDIDDLTLGATLLGTGGGGDPYIAKLMVRQAIEDHGPVKVVEPSELPKDGLVLTTAVIGAPTVILEKIPAGTEFMSAVKAMAKYLGSDPVALMPIEVGGMNTLIPLATAAEMGLPVIDADSMRRAFPQIEMTVFTLAGLKAAPLSIADEKGNLAVFETTTNQIAETLARGAVISLGLANAISCYPLTVQQIAAHGILGSMSYCIDVGSRLAAIQRGEEGAYEEFMAFTNGRKVFTGKVIDIDRRTTEGFARGTVTLEHLDDPGRQMAVEIQNENLIAFEDGQPVISVPDLICLLDHETSEPITTETLAYGQRLDVVGLPCAPEWHQPGMLDVVGPRAFGYDVDYSPLGGEAV
- a CDS encoding hydantoinase/oxoprolinase family protein — its product is MKKLRVGIDVGGTNTDAVVVDEAGAMLASTKTPTTPDPLDGIATALGVVVGEVDGSAITKAMLGTTHPANAIIQRRELGRVGVLRLAAPSSLAVRPSAAWPDDLHQAVIGPVAIVGGGYEYDGREIAPLDIDAIRRFAAECEGNVSAIAVSCAFSPASFDHEFEAREILKERLGDSVDVSLSHQVGTLGLLERENATVLNAALLGVARRVVEGFQAALANQGLSVDSYLTQNDGTLMTTDEAVRFPILTVGSGPTNSMRGACALAGISDALVFDVGGTSTDVGILVNGFPRESAFAVEVGGVRTNFRMPDLVSIGLGGGTIVRGAGPDVTVGPDSVGYRVGTEALVAGGQTTTLSDVAVKLGRLHGFGDPALLNGLSAEKAEAAIAWVDGQINTLSDRMKASRQELPLIAVGGGSPLIADDVPGTSKVIRPMYHSVANAFGAAIAEASGAIDRVYRYGTLGRDACLDEAKELAREAAIRGGAAPETVRITSVLEVPMTYVPGEGCRVQVKAAGPLAS
- a CDS encoding thermostable dipeptidase, which encodes MVYNNIPMADAHNDLLLGVHYQRERGYQDPFGDFWLPQLRSGGVVLQVLPVFTEEQHVGEGALRRSLLVLETARWLAEEHRSDVAIVETSNELRKAIDNGQIAMILALEGAEPIGADVSVIDTFWRLGVRIASLTWNRRTMLADGTGESRTGGRLTTLGVEAIAEMERIGMVVDVSHLSDAGVAHVAELVSRPFVATHSACRALQPHPRNLTDSQVEVIAASGGFVGLNAFGPFLADDPALAHYVDHIEHAVKLVGAEHVALGPDFIEDLINTVDPVLGKALVNLEDLSILEDMARPADLAGLGPLLIDRLGESDARAVASETMISLLERLLP